Proteins from a genomic interval of Petrotoga miotherma DSM 10691:
- a CDS encoding carbohydrate kinase family protein produces MVNFVSFGEVLIDFISKDYVRGLKNATSFDKFLGGSPSNIAVNISKQGFKSAMISRIGKDPFGDFILEQLNNYNVDVQAILQDERFSTDIVYVLKSKSSPEFYPLRSASLNLDITDSYLDIVKKANIFHFSSWSLSSDNNLKNTLKLLKVAKKNNVLIGFDPNYREILWKTSLEIEDVLKLIMPYVDFIKPSLDDCIHIFKENKNEEEYINHFHELGVKNVILTLGEKGFIFSDGKKNTHFESYAKEVIDTTGAGDAFWSGLYIGTIIGLDVIKAARLGNAFSAEKLKYVGAICDIKNYKELLKEYL; encoded by the coding sequence GTGGTTAATTTTGTCTCTTTTGGTGAGGTGTTGATAGACTTCATCTCTAAAGATTATGTAAGAGGATTGAAAAATGCAACTTCCTTTGACAAATTTTTAGGAGGTTCACCAAGTAACATAGCTGTTAACATCTCTAAACAAGGTTTCAAATCTGCTATGATTTCGAGGATAGGTAAGGATCCTTTTGGAGATTTTATCCTTGAACAATTAAATAATTATAATGTGGATGTACAGGCTATTTTACAAGATGAACGATTTTCTACAGACATTGTTTATGTTTTGAAGTCTAAATCTTCTCCCGAATTTTATCCATTGAGATCTGCCTCTTTAAATTTAGATATTACTGATTCATATCTTGATATTGTAAAAAAAGCAAATATCTTTCACTTTTCTTCTTGGTCGTTATCTTCTGATAATAACCTAAAAAATACACTCAAATTGTTAAAAGTTGCCAAAAAAAATAATGTTTTGATAGGATTTGATCCCAATTATAGAGAGATATTGTGGAAAACATCTTTAGAAATAGAAGATGTTCTAAAATTGATTATGCCTTACGTGGATTTTATCAAACCCTCTCTAGATGATTGTATACATATTTTCAAGGAAAATAAAAATGAAGAAGAATACATAAATCATTTCCATGAGCTAGGAGTAAAAAACGTAATTCTTACATTAGGTGAAAAGGGATTTATATTTTCTGACGGTAAAAAAAATACACATTTTGAGTCCTATGCAAAAGAGGTAATAGACACAACGGGAGCAGGGGATGCATTTTGGTCAGGTTTGTACATAGGAACGATTATAGGTTTAGATGTTATAAAAGCCGCCAGGTTGGGGAATGCCTTTTCAGCAGAAAAGTTAAAATATGTGGGAGCGATATGTGATATAAAAAACTATAAAGAACTATTAAAAGAATACCTATAA
- a CDS encoding HEAT repeat domain-containing protein — protein MANEIIETYKILEERIKSENIQIYFDMLDSPYPSFKSKAIQELTKQKIDAPRIKEYLKDPDKNVRFSAYRYLDKMGLLDENTIKESLKDISANIRKEAIISYIQMDIKPIEFILEFTEDPDPMVRYQLISTFLEFYPEDSEKIISKMKNDPYIKIKQLISALQNISETLKSEQVDKSVKVMALRRFYEREDAYTFFNSLKETYFDCNNETKGIIIKFFSGLPCEVINKFIEKILQEEKDIHILQLAANTSKKVCGIDSIPTWLIDQLVNSEEAKIVKFGLKLATEKEDMSYVDFCRDLLSAVDDDLVIGASDYLIYFQDYMLKDYVPNFLNSLSSKRIREGLKIIRKLKLDNFIEDISLIALNKMYPISLRKAAVNLLKFFKAKDYWEIPNQILKDPYENGNLKLAALNALLRLNAEMVVNF, from the coding sequence ATGGCTAATGAAATAATCGAAACCTACAAAATTTTAGAAGAAAGAATAAAGTCAGAGAATATTCAAATTTACTTTGATATGTTGGATTCTCCTTATCCTTCTTTTAAATCCAAAGCTATTCAAGAATTAACAAAGCAAAAAATTGATGCCCCAAGGATTAAAGAGTATTTAAAAGATCCCGATAAAAATGTCAGATTTTCTGCATATAGGTACTTAGATAAAATGGGTCTTTTGGATGAGAATACTATAAAAGAGTCTTTGAAAGACATTTCAGCAAACATTAGAAAAGAAGCAATTATCAGCTACATTCAAATGGATATAAAACCTATAGAATTTATTTTGGAGTTTACCGAAGATCCCGATCCAATGGTTAGATATCAACTGATATCCACCTTTTTGGAATTCTACCCCGAAGATTCAGAAAAGATTATTAGTAAAATGAAAAACGATCCCTATATTAAAATAAAACAGCTGATTTCTGCTTTGCAGAACATCTCTGAAACCTTAAAATCCGAACAAGTAGATAAAAGCGTTAAGGTTATGGCGCTAAGAAGATTTTATGAAAGAGAAGATGCCTATACCTTTTTTAACTCTTTAAAAGAAACTTATTTTGATTGCAACAATGAAACAAAAGGTATAATAATAAAATTCTTTTCTGGTTTACCGTGTGAAGTTATAAATAAATTCATCGAAAAAATCTTGCAGGAAGAAAAAGATATTCACATTCTTCAGCTTGCTGCAAATACCTCAAAGAAAGTTTGTGGAATTGATTCTATTCCTACCTGGTTGATCGACCAATTGGTGAACAGTGAAGAGGCAAAAATCGTTAAGTTTGGATTGAAATTAGCTACTGAAAAGGAAGATATGAGTTATGTAGATTTTTGTAGAGACTTATTATCTGCCGTAGACGATGACTTAGTCATCGGTGCAAGTGACTATCTCATTTATTTTCAAGACTATATGCTTAAAGATTACGTTCCTAACTTTCTAAATTCATTATCCTCCAAACGAATAAGGGAAGGGTTGAAAATAATAAGAAAATTAAAATTAGATAATTTTATAGAAGATATATCATTAATCGCTCTCAACAAAATGTATCCTATTTCCCTAAGAAAAGCCGCCGTTAATCTACTGAAATTTTTTAAAGCAAAAGATTATTGGGAAATCCCAAATCAAATACTTAAAGACCCTTATGAAAACGGTAATTTAAAACTTGCTGCGTTAAATGCACTTCTACGTCTAAATGCGGAGATGGTAGTAAATTTTTAA
- a CDS encoding ComF family protein yields MTAVFEPHCLVCEKAVDFGELICDNCRGNLHSPSLSEGDFKVYHYGKYEYPLSNLIKEFKYHSHPKIAQIFGNMLAKFFIDLKFPELNYTVSYVPSNFSSIHEKGFVPAHLIAHHFSDILGFPIINLFSSKTHKRQAQLDYRKRNENVKNKIKLIHVPPKNIIIIDDVYTTGASMNEVGNLLINKCDVLIGITVAKAYRYSFNSSL; encoded by the coding sequence ATGACCGCAGTTTTTGAACCTCACTGCCTGGTTTGTGAAAAAGCGGTAGACTTTGGAGAACTTATTTGCGACAATTGCAGAGGGAATCTTCACTCACCTTCTCTTTCAGAAGGTGATTTTAAAGTTTATCATTATGGAAAATACGAGTATCCTTTGTCCAACTTAATAAAAGAGTTCAAATACCATTCACATCCAAAAATTGCCCAAATTTTTGGAAATATGCTAGCAAAGTTTTTTATAGATTTAAAATTTCCAGAACTAAATTATACTGTGTCATATGTACCTTCAAATTTCTCAAGTATTCATGAAAAAGGTTTTGTACCCGCTCACTTAATTGCTCACCATTTTTCTGACATCTTAGGCTTCCCTATAATAAATCTCTTTTCCTCAAAAACTCATAAAAGACAAGCTCAATTGGATTATCGAAAGAGAAATGAAAACGTTAAAAACAAGATAAAATTGATTCACGTCCCCCCGAAGAATATTATTATTATAGATGATGTGTACACTACAGGGGCTTCGATGAACGAGGTGGGTAATTTGCTCATTAATAAATGTGATGTTTTAATTGGCATTACTGTAGCAAAAGCTTATAGGTATTCTTTTAATAGTTCTTTATAG